A single genomic interval of Zingiber officinale cultivar Zhangliang chromosome 4A, Zo_v1.1, whole genome shotgun sequence harbors:
- the LOC121972889 gene encoding putative invertase inhibitor, whose product MRPTDLLVLAVVLLILSPAAHATVESTCKAVSLYTDHDFCVKTLQSDPTSATADLRGHAVIATNLSSDKAAEVFAKIQTLLKSSKNIDETLCLSTCSQQYISLISNLDKAWSAIKESRKDDALDAFSASYDAPDTCEMGFEHLSVPSLLAAEDKDQAQLCTLAFDICSLL is encoded by the coding sequence ATGAGGCCAACTGATCTGCTCGTGCTCGCTGTCGTCCTTCTCATCCTCTCGCCCGCTGCGCACGCTACGGTGGAGTCCACCTGCAAGGCCGTCTCCTTATACACCGACCACGACTTCTGTGTGAAAACGTTGCAGTCGGATCCTACAAGCGCCACCGCCGACCTGCGTGGCCACGCAGTCATCGCCACCAACCTGTCGTCTGACAAGGCGGCGGAGGTCTTCGCCAAGATCCAGACGCTGCTGAAGAGCTCGAAGAACATTGATGAGACGCTGTGCCTATCAACGTGCAGTCAACAGTACATCTCCCTAATCTCCAACCTCGACAAGGCTTGGAGCGCCATCAAGGAGAGCCGCAAGGACGACGCCTTGGACGCCTTCAGCGCCAGCTACGATGCACCGGACACATGCGAGATGGGGTTCGAACACTTAAGTGTCCCGTCACTGCTCGCGGCGGAGGACAAGGATCAGGCGCAGCTCTGCACCCTCGCCTTCGATATTTGTAGTTTGTTATGA